DNA sequence from the Streptomyces cinnabarinus genome:
AGGCGTCGGGGTACATGAGCGCCCAGCGGACATCGCAGCTCTCCCACGGCTTGACCGTGGAGTTGAGCTCTCCGCCCACGTACTGGATCGGCTTCTGCACGTGCGGGAGCAGGGCTTCGAGCTGCGGGAACACCGACGCAGCGACTTCGGCAGGCATCTCGCGTACCTTCATGAGCTGGACTGAACGGACAGGGGTGACCATCCAGCCTAACGCGCTCGCGGACACCCTCCGTACGCCCGACGGCTCAGAGGACGTCCGTAGCGTCCTTGGCGACGTCCCAGAAGCCGGGCAGCTCGGCCTCCACGGCCGCCGCGCGCTGCTCCTCCCGCCCGTACAGCAGCCCGTAGGTAAAGGCGCTCTCACCTGCCGCGTGAGCAACCGCGGACAGCTCGCGCAGGGTGTGGCGGGCCATGACGCTGTCCTGGTGCTCGCCGAGCAGGTTCTGCAGCGCCTTCATCGACTTGACCAGGCCCTTGGCCGGCTTGTCGAGGGCCGGGACGGCGGCCTCCGCCGCGTAGCGGGTGCGCTTGGTCTTCTTGCGGGCCTCGTGGATGGCGATGTCGCGGTCGGTGCCGGGCGCCAGCTCGAGCGCCTGCTCGACAAGCGCGGAGACCTTCTCGAAGCCCTTGCGCACGGCCTTGGGGAGCACCTCGCCGGGATCCTTCCCGGCGGCCTTCAGCAGCGGTGGATCGACGAGCACGCCGTCCAGGGTGTCGAGCAGGGCGAGGTAGCGCCGGGAGTCGAGGACCCCGATCAGCCGGGCGCTCGCCCCGCCCGGCCGGTCCCCCGCCCAGGTGTCGAGCCGCTCGCCGACCGGTCCGGAGACCAGGTCGCGGGGCACCTCGTCGAGGGCCGCCGACAGCCGGGCGTGCAGCACCTCGCGGTCCCGGTCCACGCCCAGCTGGCCGGCCAGCCACTTCAGCTCGTCGGAGATCGGGTCGGTGACCTCGCGGTCCAGGACCTTGCCGAAGGACTTGAAGGTGCTGCGCATCCGGCGGGTGGCGACGCGCATGCTGTGGACGGAGTCCTCGGCGTCCTGGCGGACGGCGGGGTCGAGTTCGACGATCGCGTCCCGCTGGGCACGGACATAGGCCAGCACATGGTCGCCGGCGGTCACGGGGTCCTCCACGGGCGGGGGCACGGGTGTGGGCGGGGCGGTCTCGGCCAGGGCGCGCGCGAGCTTCGACGCCGACTTCGACGGCCGTACGCCTGCCTTGCGCAACCGCTTCTCCACCTTGTCCAGGACGGCCGGGTCGCCGCCGTCCGCCAGCTCCACCTCGATCTCGGTCCACTGGGCGCTGCCATCCCCTCCGGCGAGCCGCTGGGCCTGTACGGCGTCCACGGCGACCTCGGCCAGGAGCCGGCCGTCCGCGTCGACGAGGTGGCGGACATCGCGGTCGGAGCGCAGTCGCACCACGGGCACCGGCTCGCTGGTGCGGATCCGGGAGCGGACCAGGCCCGCCAGGTCGGGGGGCAGGGTGTCGGACAGTGGGGCCTGGATCTCGTCCCGGACCCCCTCGGCCACGGGGAATTTCAGGTGCCAGCCCGCGTCGGATCCGCCGGTGCGGCGTCGCAGGGTGATCGAGGAGGCAGCCAGGCGCCCGTCCTCGGTGTCGTAGTAGGTGGCGTCCAGGTGGGCTACGCCCTTGTCGATGACGGCCGCGACCCCGGCGACGCCGGTCAGGTCCGGCAGACCGCTCTCGTCGGACTCGTACTTCCGCTCGATCTCACGCTTCGTGTCCGCCATGACCCGAATCTAATGAATGTCATGGCGGTACAACAGGCCTACTGGAGTCAAACCGCGAGGAAACACTGAGTGCCCGGCGGCTAGGCCGACATGGGGCGTTGCACTCTGATCGACTGGAGCAGTCCGACCGCCACCCACACCGAGAACATCGACGAGCCGCCGTAGGAGACGAAGGGCAGTGGCAGGCCGGTGACCGGCATGATGCCGAGCGTCATCCCGATGTTCTCGAAGGACTGGAAGGCGAACCAGGCCACGATTCCGGCCGCGACGATCGTGCCGTACAGCTCGGTCGTCTCGCGGGCGATCCGGCAGGCCCGCCACAGCAGGATGCCGAGCAGGACGATGATGAGCCCGCCGCCGACGAAGCCCAGCTCCTCCCCCGCCACCGTGAACACGAAGTCGGTCTGCTGCTCGGGCACGAACTGGCCGGTGGTCTGTGAGCCGTTGAACAGCCCCGATCCGGTCAGCCCGCCCGAACCGATCGCGATCCGCGCCTGATTGGTGTTGTAGCCGACGCCCGCCGGGTCGAGGCTGGGGTTGGCGAAGGCGGCGAAGCGGGCGATCTGGTAGTCGTCCAGGATGTGCAGCTGCCACACGGCGATCGCGCCCGTCGCGCCCGCCGCCAGCAGCCCGAACACCCAGCGGTTGGAGGCGCCGGAGGCCAGCAGCACGCCCAGCACGATGATCACCATCACCATGACCGAGCCGAGGTCGGGCATCAGCAGCACGATCAGCATCGGTACCGCGGCCAGGCCCAGCGCCTGGAGGACCGTGCGATGGTCGGGATAGGGCTTGTCGCCGGCGTCCACTCTCGCCGCCAGCAGCATCGCCATGCCGAGGATGATCGTGACCTTCACGAACTCCGAGGGCTGAAGCGAGAATCCGCCGCCGAGCACGATCCAGGAGTGCGCGCCGTTGACCGTCGAGCCGAGCGGGGTGAGCACCAGCAGGATCAGGAAGACCGAGGCGCCGTACAGGATCGGCACGGCGGTGCGCAGGGTGCGGTGGCCGAGCCAGACGGTGCCGATCATCAGCGCGAAGCCGATGCCGGTGTTCAGGAGGTGCCGGAGCAGGAAGTAGTACTGGTCCCCCTGGTTGATCTCGGTGCGGTTCCGGGTCGCCGAGAACACCAGGACCGAGCCGACCAGCGACAGCGCGAGCGCCGCCAGCAGTATCGGCCAGTCCAGCCGGCGGGCCAGCGAGTCACGGGCGAGCAGCCGGGTCCAGCCCGCCCGCTCCGGCCCGTATCCCGAGACCTGGAAGCTGTTGGCGCCGGTCACGTCCGCCTCCTCGCCCGCCGACGGCGGCGGCGTGTCTCACGGTTCTCCGTGGTCGGATTGCCCACGGTCGCCGCCTGCTGCCCACCGTCCTGCTCGGGCGCGCCCTCCTGGCTGGCCCGCTGTTCCTTCGCCGGGTCCTTGGTGACCTTCGGGGAGAGGATCGACCCGTCCGCCTGGATCTTCGGCAGCTTCTTCTGCGGGGTCGGCAGCAGCGCGTTCTTCTTGTTGATGACGCCGTCGTCGGAGATGCCGTACAGCGCGTCATAGATGTTGCGGACGGCGGGGCCGGAGGCGCCGGAGCCCGTACCACCCTGGGAGATCGTCATGACGACCGCGTAGTCCTTGGTGTACGTGGCGAACCAGGACGTCGTCTGCTTGCCGTAGACCTCGGCGGTACCGGTCTTGGCGTGCATCGGGATCTCGTCCTGGGGCCAGCCGCCGAACCGCCAGGCGGCGGTACCGCGGGTGGCGACGCCGGCCAGGGCGTCGTCCATCTGGGCCAGCGTCTGCTTGCTGACCGGCAGCTTGCCGTGCGACTCGGGCTTGATCTCCGAGACCTGCTTGCCGTCGGCGCTGACGATCGCCTTGCCGACCGTGGGGTCGTACAGGGTGCCGCCGTTGGAGATGGCCGCGTAGATGGTGGCCATCTGGATCGGGGTCACCAGGGTGTCGCCCTGGCCGATGGAGTAGTTGATCTCGTCACCGGCGCGCATCTTGTTGCCTTCGAGGCAGTTCTCGTAGGCAATCTTCTCGACGTAGTCGCCGTCCTTCTTGCCGGTCTTGCACCAGGCGTCCTTGTTGGCCTTCCAGTAGGACTGCTTCCACTGGCGGTCGGGGACCCGGCCGGTGACCTCGTTGGGCAGGTCGATGCCGGTCTCCGCGCCGAGGCCGAACTGGTGGGCGGCCTTGTAGAAGTAGTCCTTCGGCTTGCCCTTGGGGTTGATGCCGCCGTCCTTCTTCCACTCGTTGTGCGCGAGGGAGTAGTAGACGGTGTCACAGGAGACCTCAAGGGCGCGGCCGAGGTCGATCGGGCCGTGGTTCTGGGACTCGAAGTTCTTGAAGACCTGGCCGCCGACGGAGTACGAGCTGGAGCAGTTGTAGCGGCCATCGAAGTCGTAGCCGGCCTCGACCGCGGCGGCCGTGGAGACCACCTTGAAGATCGAGCCGGGCGCCGCCTGACCCTGTATGGCGCGGTTCAGCAGCGGGTAGTTGGAGGACTTGCCGGTGAGCTTCCTGTAGTCCTTGGCGGAGATGCCCCCCACCCAGGCGTTCGGGTCGTAGTTCGGGTTGGAGGCCATGGCGACGACCCGGCCGGTCTTGGCCTCCATCACCACGACCGCGCCCGCGTCGGCCTTGTACCGCTCCTGGGTGTTGCGGTCCCACTGCCTGCGGGCTTCCTTCATCGCCTCGTTCAGCTCGTACTCGGCGACCCGCTGGACGCGGGCGTCGATGCTGGTGACGAGGTTGGAGCCGGGCTGGGCGGCGTCCGCCTCGGCCTGGCCGATGACCCGGCCGAGGTTGTCCACCTCGTAGCGGGTGACGCCTGCTTTGCCGCGCAGCTCCTTGTCGTACCGGCGCTCGAGTCCGGAGCGGCCGACCTGGTCGGAGCGGAGGTAGGGGGACTCGGTGTCCTGGGCCTGGGTGATCTCCTCGTCGGTGACCGGGGAGAGATAGCCGAGGACCTGGGCCGTGTTGGAGCCGCCGGGTCCCGCGTACCGCCGGACGGCCTGGGGTTCGGCGGTGATGCCGGGGAAGTCCTCGGCGCGCTCGCGGATCTGGAGGGCCTGCTTGGCGGTGGCCTCGTCGGTGATGGGGATCGGCTGGTACGGCGAGCCGTTCCAGCAGGGCTGCGGGGTCTCGGCGTCACAGAGCCGGACCTTCTCCAGCACCTCCTTGGGCTTCATGCCGAGGACCCCGGCCAGCTTGGTGAGGACGGCCTTGCCGTCGTCCTTCATCTTCAGCAGGTCGGTGCGGGAGGCGGAGACGACCAGCCGCGTCTCGTTGTCGGCCAGCGGCACTCCGCGGGCGTCCAGGATCGAGCCGCGCACGGCCGGGTCGACGACCTGCTGGACGTGGTTGCCGGAGGCTTCCTTGGCGTACTCGGCGCCCTCCCGGATCTGGAGGTACCACAACCGGCCGCCGAGGGTGCCGAGGAGGGACAGGACGAGGATCTGGATCACGACGAGTCGGATCTGGACCCGTGGGGTCCGCCCGGTCTCGGGGATGTTGGTCACTGCGGCTGCCGCCCCCTCTCAGTGCGCCGGTGTGTGTGCGCGTACGAATGATGAACGGCCGACCTGTGAGCCGACGTTCCGCCCCCGCGAACCCGTTCGAGTGAACTCGTCCGCTCTCACAGCCGCTTGACCCCCTTGATGCGTCCGGCGCGGGTCGTACGCGCACGCGCCGCCTTCACCTTCAGGCCGCCCAGGCCGCCGCGCTGGCTGCCGATGCGCAGTCCGGTGCCGCCGGAGAGCCAGCCGGTGGAGATGTCGGTCTTCCCTGCGGAGTTGGTCTCGGCCAGCGGGTCGTTGTCCGCGCGCCGGGCCAGCGCCATGATCCCCGGGACCACGAACGGCGCGAGCAGCAGGTCGTAGAGCGCGGCCGTGAACAGCAGGCCAGTGAGGCCGACATGGCGGGCGGCGGTGTCGCCGACGAGGGCGCCGACCCCGGCGTAGAGCAGGGTGGAGCCGAGGGCCGCGGCGACCACCACGACCATGGGTCCGGTGGCCGACTTCAGCTGGCCGTTCTCCGGCTTGATGAGGCCGGCGAGGTAGCCGATGACGCAGAGCACCAGGGCGTAGCGGCCGGCGGCGTGGTCGGCGGGTGGGGCGAGGTCGGCGAGCAGGCCCGCGCCGAAGCCGATGAGGGCGCCGCCGACATGGCCGTAGACCATGGCGAGGCCCAGGACGGTCAGCAGGAGCAGGTCGGGGACGGCGCCCGGGAGGTGCAGCCGGGCCAGGACGCTGACCTGGAGCACCAGGGCGACGACGACGAGCGAGGAGGAGAGCAGGATCCGGTTGACGCGCATGGGGCTTCAGCTCCTACTGCTCTTCTTGCGAGTACTGGCCATCGACGGGCGCCTGGCCGGACGGGGTGACGGTCACCGTCACGGTCGGGGTGGGGGTCGGCTTGGGCTTGGCGGGGAGCACCGTGTCGCGTGGGTCCTTCTTCGGGGCCTCGACGACGACGCCGACGATGTCGAGCTTGGTGAAGCTGACGTAGGGCGTGACGTAGAGGGTGCGGGTGAGGTCGCCGCCGGAGGGGTCGACGCGGCTCACCACGCCGACCGGGACGCCGGGCACGAAGGGCTTGTCGGCCTGCGAGCCGAAGGTGACCAGACGGTCGCCCTTCTTGATCTGCGCCTTGCCGTTGAGGAGTTCGACGCGCAGCGGGCCGTCGCCCTGGCCGGAGGCGAAGCCGAGCTCGTCGTTGCCCTCCATGCGGGTGCCGACGGTGAAGTCGGGGTCGCTGGCGAGCAGCACGGTCGCGGTGTTGGGTCCGACGGTGGTGACCCGCCCGACCAGGCCGTCGCCGTTGAGGACGGTCATGTCCCGCTTCAGCCCGTCGTTGGCACCGGCGTCGATGGTGATGGTCCAGGAGAAGCCCTGGGCCGCTCCTATCGCGATGACCTCCGCGCCCTTGATGCCGTACTGGCCCTCACCCGCGACCTTCAGCATCTTGTCGAGCTGCTTGAGTCTGCTGCGGTTGCGGTCGTCGCTGCCGAGCTTCGCCTTGAGGGCGGCGTTCTCCTTCTCCAGCTCGGCAATCCGGTCATGGCGTTCGCCGGAGTCACGGATCGCGGAGACCGCGTTGCCGACGGGGTCGACCGCGGCCGAGACGCCGTCCTCGATCGGGCCGAACACGGTGGCCGCCGCCTGGCGGGCACCGTCGACCGGGGAGTCCTCCCCGCCGCGGATGTCCACCGTGATCAGCGCGAACGCGATGGCGATCAGCAGCACCAGGAGCAGCCGGCTCTCTCGTGTGTCCCTCACGTGCGGCGGCCGTGCCCTTCCTCATAGGAATTCTTCAAGCCCCAGGGAGAACCGAGGGGCTGCTTTGGGAGCTTATGCCTCTATATCAACGATCCGCCGTACGAGAGGAGATCATCTCGTACGGCGGAATCGAAGAGTTACTTCATCTGCGGGGCTGGGCGTCCAGAACCTGCTGGAGCGCCTCGAACTCCTCGACGCACTTGCCGGAGCCGAGCGCCACGCTGTCCAGCGGGTCCTCGGCGATATGGATCGGCATACCGGTCTCCCGGCGCAGCCGCTCGTCGAGGCCGCGCAGCAGGGCGCCGCCGCCGGTCAGCACGATGCCGCGGTCCATGATGTCGCCGGACAGCTCGGGCGGACACTTGTCGAGGGTCGTCTTGACCGCGTCGACAATGGCGTTGACGGGCTCCTCGATCGCCTTGCGTACTTCGGCGGCGGAGATGACGACGGTCTTGGGCAGCCCGGAGACGAGGTCCCGGCCGCGGATTTCGGTGTGTTCGTCAGCATCGAGGTCGTACGCCGAACCGATCGTGATCTTGATCTGCTCGGCCGTGCGCTCACCCAGCAGGAGCGAGTACTCCTTCTTGATGTGCTGGATGATCGCGTTGTCCAGTTCGTCGCCCGCGACCCGGATGGACTGGGCGGTGACGATGCCGCCGAGGGAGATGACCGCGACCTCCGTGGTGCCGCCGCCGATGTCCACCACCATGTTGCCCGTGGCCTCGTGGACCGGCAGGCCGGAGCCGATGGCCGCGGCCATGGGCTCCTCGATGATGTGCACCTGACGGGCGCCGGCCTGGGACGACGCCTCGATGACGGCGCGGCGCTCGACGCCCGTGATGCCCGAGGGCACACAGACGACGACCCGCGGACGAGCCAGATACCGCCGCTTGTGGATCTTCAGGATGAAGTAGCGGAGCATCCGCTCGGTGATCTCGAAGTCGGCGATCACGCCGTCCTTCAGCGGACGTACGGCAACGATGTTGCCGGGCGTGCGCCCGATCATCTTCTTCGCTTCGGCGCCGACCGCGAGGATGCCACCGGTGTTGGTGTTGATCGCGACGACGGACGGCTCGTTGAGTACGATCCCGCGACCCCTGACGTACACCAGCGTGTTGGCGGTCCCGAGGTCGACAGCCATGTCACGGCCGATGAACGACATTGAGTTCCCCATCAGGATTCGTCTGGCCTTCCTGGGCGCTTTTGAGGGCATTTCAGGTCGGCGAAGTGGGTGCTGTGACGTGAAGGCTTCCATCGTAGACGCGCCTTCGCGAACACGGCGTGAGGGTCCTCCGCCATTGTCAGCAGATCATGTGCGGGTTCGCTCCTGGAGACGAGCGTTCGGGGACTCTCGTTCCCCCATACGCCCCGCATATGCCAGAAAGTCCGGGGGCGTTGCCCCCGGGCTCTCTGATCTGCTGCTTCCGGCTGCCCCGAGAATCAGGCGCGACCGGGGAAGAAGATCTTCACCTCGCGCGCCGCGGACTCCTCGGAGTCGGAGGCGTGGATGAGGTTCTCCCGGACGATCACACCGAAGTCACCGCGGATCGAACCGGGCGCGGCGGCGATCGGGTCGGTCGGACCGGCGAGCGCGCGCACCCCCTCGATGACCCGCTCGCCCTCGACGATCAGCGCGACGACCGGGCCGGAGGACATGAACTCCACCAGCGGCTCGTAGAAGGGCTTGCCCTTGTGCTCGCCGTAGTGCTGCTCCAGCGTCTCCTGGTCCAGCGTGCGCAGTTCCAGCGCGGTGATCGCCCAGCCCGCCTTGCGCTCGATGCGGCTGATGATCTCGCCGGTCAGGCCACGACGGACGGCGTCGGGCTTGAGCAGGACGAGGGTGCGCTGAGTCACGACGGGCTCCTTAGTGCGTCAAGGTGTGCGGGAGGACGAGGTTACCCGGCGTGTCCGGGCGCCTGTTACGCAGCGTCAGGTGTAGAGGCCTCGGCCTGCGCGGCGAATCTCGCCTTGGCCTCGTCGATCTGCCGGCCGTAGTGCACGGACGCCCACCACAGGGCCGCGAAGGCCGCGCCGAGCACGAACATCGTCGGGATGACGAAGCCGGAGGCGATCAGCACGGCCTGGAGCGCCCAGCCGAGGGCGATGCCACCGGGCCGGGTGACAAGACCGCACAGCAGCAGGCACAGGAACATCGCGATCCCGCTGACCGTCCACACCGTCCCCATGGACAGATCCGGATCCTTCATGGCGACCAGACCGGCGAAGCCGATCACGAAGAACTCGCCGATCAGGGTCGACGCGCAGAGCGTACGCATGCTTGAAACCTCAGCCCTTCCCGAGCAGCAGTCGTGCCTCGCCGACCGTGATGACGGAACCCGTGACGAGCACCCCGCCGCCGGTGAACTCGCCCTCCTCCTCGGCCAGCGTGATCGCGGCCTCCAGGGCGTCCGGCAGCCGCGGCTCGACCTGCACCCGCTCCTCGCCGAACACCTCCACGGCGATCGCGGCCAACTCGTCGACGTCCATCGCGCGATGGCTGGAGTTCTGGGTGATCACGACCTCGGCGAAGATCGGCTCGAACGCCTCCAGCAGCCCGCGCACGTTCTTGTCGCCGCTGGCCCCGACCACGCCGATCAGCCGGCTGAAGTCGAAGGCCTCGCCGACCGCCTCGGCGGTCACCCGGGCGCCCGCCGGGTTGTGCGCGGCGTCCAGCACGACGGTGGGCGACCGGCGTACGACCTCCATGCGGCCCGGCGAGGAGACGGCCGCGAAGGCCTTGCGGACGGTGTCGATGTCGAGCGGCTCGGCGCGCACGGCACCGACGCCGAAGAACGCCTCCACGGCGGCCAGCGCCACGGCGGCGTTGTGCGCCTGGTGGGCGCCGTGCAGCGGGAGATAGACCTCCGGGTACTCGCCGCCGAGGCCGCGCAGGGTGGCCAGCTGCCCGCCCACGGCGACCTGCCGGGACACCACCCCGAACTCCAGGCCCTCGCGGGCGACGGTCGCGTCGACCTCCACGGCCTTCTTCAGCAGCACCTGCGCCGCGTCGACCGGCTGCTGGGCCAGGATGACGGTCGCGTCCTGCTTGACGATGCCGGCCTTCTCGACGGCGATCTCGGCGGGTGTCTCCCCGAGCCGGTCGGTGTGGTCCAGGTCGATGGGGGTGACGACGGCGACGTCGCCGTCGATGACGTTGGTGGCGTCCCAGGAGCCGCCCATGCCGACCTCGACGACGGCCACGTCGACGGGCGCGTCGGCGAAGGCGGCGTAGGCCATGCCGGTCAGCACCTCGAAGAAGGACAGCCGGTACTCCTGTGCCGCGTCGACCATCTCCACGTACGGCTTGATGTCCTGGTACGTCTCGATGAACCGCTCGGCGGAGATCGCGGCGCCGTCCAGACTGATCCGCTCGGTGACGGACTGGACGTGCGGGGAGGTGTAGCGGCCGGTCCGCAGCTCGAAGGCGCCGAGCAGGGCCTCGATCATGCGGGCCGTGGTGGTCTTGCCGTTCGTCCCGGTGATGTGGATCGAGGGGTACGAGCGCTGCGGCTCGCCCAGCACGTCCATCAGCGCGGCGATACGGCTGACCGACGGCTCCAGCTTGGTCTCGCCCCAGCGAGTGGCGAGCTCCGCTTCGACTTCGCGCAGGGCCTTGTCGACCTCGGGGTCCTCGGGGCGGGTGGGTACGTCCGCGCTCGGGGCTCCGCCCTGGGTGCGGAGGGTACGGCTGCCGGCCTCGATGACCGCGAGATCGGGGTCGCGGTCGGTCTCTTCCGCGATGATCTCGTCGAAGGGGTCGCTTTCACTCACGGGGTCAGTCTAAGGCGGTGCCCATTGAGGGGGGTGGCCGGTCTTGTCCGGCGGGCGCGGGGAGTCTGTGGCCTGTCGCGCCAGGCGCGGAGCCGCATATTCAATGCGGCACCGCGCCCCTGGGTCGGCTACTGCTGAGGCAGCCTGTCCAGCTGGGCCTGGATTCGGGCGATGTCCTCGTCCGCCTTCGTCAGGCGGCCGCGGATCTTGTCCACGACGTTGTCCGGGGCCTTCGCCAGGAACGCCTCGTTGCCGAGCTTGGCCGTGGCCTGGGCCTTCTCCTTCTCCGCGGCGGCGAGGTCCTTCGCGAGGCGCTTGCGCTCCGCGGCGACGTCGATGGTGCCGGAGAGGTCGAGGGCGACCTCGGCGCCCGCGACCGGGAGGGTCGCCGTGGCCGTGAAGGCGTCGCCCTCGGGTTGGAGGCGCAGCAGCTGGCGGATGGCGGCCTCGTGCGGCGCCAGGGCCGTGCCGTCCAGGCTGAGGCGGGCCGGGACCCGCTGGCCGGGCTGGAGGCCCTGGTCGGCGCGGAAGCGGCGGACCTCGGTGATGACGGACTGGAGGCTCTCGATCTCCCGCTCGGCCGCCTCGTCCCGGAAGCCACTGTCCTTGGGCCACTCGGCGATGACGAGCGACTCGCCGCCCGTGAGGGTGGTCCAGAGGGTCTCCGTGACGAACGGGACGACCGGGTGCAGCATCTTCAGGGTGACGTCGAGGACCTCACCGAGGACCCGCTGGGAGACCTCGGCCGGCTCGCCGCCCGCCTGGAAGGTGGTCTTGGACAGCTCGACGTACCAGTCGAAGACCTCGTCCCAGGCGAAGTGGAACAGCGCATCGGAGAGCTTCGCGAACTGGAAGTCCTCGTAGAGCGCGTCCACTTCGGCGACGACGGAGTTCAGGCGGGACAGGATCCAGCGGTCGGTCGCCGACATGCGCGCGGCGTCCGGGAGTTCGCCCTCGACCGTCGCGCCGTTCATCAGCGCGAAGCGGGTGGCGTTCCAGATCTTGTTGGCGAAGTTGCGGGAACCCTGGACCCAGTCCTCGCCGATCGGGACGTCGACACCGGGGTTGGCGCCACGGGCGAGGGTGAACCTCAGCGCGTCGCTGCCGTACTTGTCCATCCAGTCCAGCGGGTTGACCGCGTTACCGAAGGACTTCGACATCTTCTTGCCGAACTGGTCACGGACCATGCCGTGCAGAGCGATGGTGTGGAACGGCGGGGTGCCGTCCATCGCGTAGAGGCCGAACATCATCATCCGGGCGACCCAGAAGAAGAGGATGTCGTAGCCGGTGACCAGGACGGAGTTCGGGTAGAACTTCGCGAGCGACTCGGTCTGTTCGGGCCAGCCGAGGGTGGAGAAGGGCCACAGGCCGGAGGAGAACCAGGTGTCGAGGACGTCGGTGTCCTGGTGCCAGCCCTCACCGGTCGGGGCCTCGTCGTCGGGTCCGACGCAGACGACCTCGCCGTTCGGGCCGTACCAGACCGGAATCCGGTGTCCCCACCACAACTGCCGTGAGATGCACCAGTCGTGGAGGTTGTCGACCCAGTCGAAGTACCGCTTCTCCATCTCCTGCGGGTGGATCTTGACGCGGCCGTCGCGGACGGCGTCA
Encoded proteins:
- a CDS encoding CYTH and CHAD domain-containing protein gives rise to the protein MADTKREIERKYESDESGLPDLTGVAGVAAVIDKGVAHLDATYYDTEDGRLAASSITLRRRTGGSDAGWHLKFPVAEGVRDEIQAPLSDTLPPDLAGLVRSRIRTSEPVPVVRLRSDRDVRHLVDADGRLLAEVAVDAVQAQRLAGGDGSAQWTEIEVELADGGDPAVLDKVEKRLRKAGVRPSKSASKLARALAETAPPTPVPPPVEDPVTAGDHVLAYVRAQRDAIVELDPAVRQDAEDSVHSMRVATRRMRSTFKSFGKVLDREVTDPISDELKWLAGQLGVDRDREVLHARLSAALDEVPRDLVSGPVGERLDTWAGDRPGGASARLIGVLDSRRYLALLDTLDGVLVDPPLLKAAGKDPGEVLPKAVRKGFEKVSALVEQALELAPGTDRDIAIHEARKKTKRTRYAAEAAVPALDKPAKGLVKSMKALQNLLGEHQDSVMARHTLRELSAVAHAAGESAFTYGLLYGREEQRAAAVEAELPGFWDVAKDATDVL
- the rodA gene encoding rod shape-determining protein RodA, whose amino-acid sequence is MTGANSFQVSGYGPERAGWTRLLARDSLARRLDWPILLAALALSLVGSVLVFSATRNRTEINQGDQYYFLLRHLLNTGIGFALMIGTVWLGHRTLRTAVPILYGASVFLILLVLTPLGSTVNGAHSWIVLGGGFSLQPSEFVKVTIILGMAMLLAARVDAGDKPYPDHRTVLQALGLAAVPMLIVLLMPDLGSVMVMVIIVLGVLLASGASNRWVFGLLAAGATGAIAVWQLHILDDYQIARFAAFANPSLDPAGVGYNTNQARIAIGSGGLTGSGLFNGSQTTGQFVPEQQTDFVFTVAGEELGFVGGGLIIVLLGILLWRACRIARETTELYGTIVAAGIVAWFAFQSFENIGMTLGIMPVTGLPLPFVSYGGSSMFSVWVAVGLLQSIRVQRPMSA
- the mrdA gene encoding penicillin-binding protein 2 → MTNIPETGRTPRVQIRLVVIQILVLSLLGTLGGRLWYLQIREGAEYAKEASGNHVQQVVDPAVRGSILDARGVPLADNETRLVVSASRTDLLKMKDDGKAVLTKLAGVLGMKPKEVLEKVRLCDAETPQPCWNGSPYQPIPITDEATAKQALQIRERAEDFPGITAEPQAVRRYAGPGGSNTAQVLGYLSPVTDEEITQAQDTESPYLRSDQVGRSGLERRYDKELRGKAGVTRYEVDNLGRVIGQAEADAAQPGSNLVTSIDARVQRVAEYELNEAMKEARRQWDRNTQERYKADAGAVVVMEAKTGRVVAMASNPNYDPNAWVGGISAKDYRKLTGKSSNYPLLNRAIQGQAAPGSIFKVVSTAAAVEAGYDFDGRYNCSSSYSVGGQVFKNFESQNHGPIDLGRALEVSCDTVYYSLAHNEWKKDGGINPKGKPKDYFYKAAHQFGLGAETGIDLPNEVTGRVPDRQWKQSYWKANKDAWCKTGKKDGDYVEKIAYENCLEGNKMRAGDEINYSIGQGDTLVTPIQMATIYAAISNGGTLYDPTVGKAIVSADGKQVSEIKPESHGKLPVSKQTLAQMDDALAGVATRGTAAWRFGGWPQDEIPMHAKTGTAEVYGKQTTSWFATYTKDYAVVMTISQGGTGSGASGPAVRNIYDALYGISDDGVINKKNALLPTPQKKLPKIQADGSILSPKVTKDPAKEQRASQEGAPEQDGGQQAATVGNPTTENRETRRRRRRARRRT
- the mreD gene encoding rod shape-determining protein MreD produces the protein MRVNRILLSSSLVVVALVLQVSVLARLHLPGAVPDLLLLTVLGLAMVYGHVGGALIGFGAGLLADLAPPADHAAGRYALVLCVIGYLAGLIKPENGQLKSATGPMVVVVAAALGSTLLYAGVGALVGDTAARHVGLTGLLFTAALYDLLLAPFVVPGIMALARRADNDPLAETNSAGKTDISTGWLSGGTGLRIGSQRGGLGGLKVKAARARTTRAGRIKGVKRL
- the mreC gene encoding rod shape-determining protein MreC, with protein sequence MRDTRESRLLLVLLIAIAFALITVDIRGGEDSPVDGARQAAATVFGPIEDGVSAAVDPVGNAVSAIRDSGERHDRIAELEKENAALKAKLGSDDRNRSRLKQLDKMLKVAGEGQYGIKGAEVIAIGAAQGFSWTITIDAGANDGLKRDMTVLNGDGLVGRVTTVGPNTATVLLASDPDFTVGTRMEGNDELGFASGQGDGPLRVELLNGKAQIKKGDRLVTFGSQADKPFVPGVPVGVVSRVDPSGGDLTRTLYVTPYVSFTKLDIVGVVVEAPKKDPRDTVLPAKPKPTPTPTVTVTVTPSGQAPVDGQYSQEEQ
- a CDS encoding rod shape-determining protein — encoded protein: MSFIGRDMAVDLGTANTLVYVRGRGIVLNEPSVVAINTNTGGILAVGAEAKKMIGRTPGNIVAVRPLKDGVIADFEITERMLRYFILKIHKRRYLARPRVVVCVPSGITGVERRAVIEASSQAGARQVHIIEEPMAAAIGSGLPVHEATGNMVVDIGGGTTEVAVISLGGIVTAQSIRVAGDELDNAIIQHIKKEYSLLLGERTAEQIKITIGSAYDLDADEHTEIRGRDLVSGLPKTVVISAAEVRKAIEEPVNAIVDAVKTTLDKCPPELSGDIMDRGIVLTGGGALLRGLDERLRRETGMPIHIAEDPLDSVALGSGKCVEEFEALQQVLDAQPRR
- the ndk gene encoding nucleoside-diphosphate kinase — encoded protein: MTQRTLVLLKPDAVRRGLTGEIISRIERKAGWAITALELRTLDQETLEQHYGEHKGKPFYEPLVEFMSSGPVVALIVEGERVIEGVRALAGPTDPIAAAPGSIRGDFGVIVRENLIHASDSEESAAREVKIFFPGRA
- a CDS encoding DUF4233 domain-containing protein, which gives rise to MRTLCASTLIGEFFVIGFAGLVAMKDPDLSMGTVWTVSGIAMFLCLLLCGLVTRPGGIALGWALQAVLIASGFVIPTMFVLGAAFAALWWASVHYGRQIDEAKARFAAQAEASTPDAA